The Candidatus Obscuribacterales bacterium genome window below encodes:
- a CDS encoding SANT/Myb-like DNA-binding domain-containing protein: MADPEGYSAYDNEGYDNEDEAPEYSTTANGGGGGGDVAEVRHTKFLDLTNGAGGDQHHHHQGEGDGDDGLDLAAVAAAVAGGSDHGGGGGSVGYNDNDNDDDDDDGNGSYHKGSMSNKDAVDALMDAHIRAGGAKGLRVDPNTPGKVVEAGQEHTGRWTKEEHEAFLSALQMYGKEWKKVAAKVKTRTVVQTRTHAQKYFQKLQKSMESGGSNGDKGGDAMMEFGIASEKKSKKKRGNAPSIASKSRQQPQQQPSHQQQPSHPPPPPQHLPPQEMNSALNVSASHLLSNLTTAAQSIQTPTANSQSITASNAFSGAVLNNRALQQQQHHMFPPRHGFSTGVESYRASYGGGGGGGGGGFPMGGADRGGWGGNASSSMKITAPDPEASAQRGKFPEPSPAACG; this comes from the coding sequence CGCAGAAGTGCGTCATACAAAGTTCTTGGACCTGACCAACGGAGCAGGGGGTGATCAGCATCATCATCATCAAGGTGAAGGAGATGGAGACGACGGATTAGACCTAGCAGCCGTTGCAGCCGCAGTAGCAGGGGGTAGTGATCATGGAGGAGGAGGAGGATCCGTTGGTTACAATGATAATGACAATGACGACGACGACGATGATGGCAACGGCAGTTACCACAAGGGCAGTATGAGCAATAAGGATGCCGTGGATGCCCTCATGGATGCTCACATTCGCGCGGGTGGTGCCAAAGGATTGCGCGTCGATCCCAACACACCTGGTAAGGTTGTCGAGGCGGGGCAAGAACACACCGGCCGTTGGACCAAGGAAGAACACGAGGCCTTTTTGAGTGCCTTGCAAATGTACGGAAAAGAGTGGAAAAAGGTGGCTGCCAAGGTCAAGACCCGAACGGTGGTGCAGACTCGAACCCACGCTCAAAAATATTTTCAAAAACTGCAAAAATCCATGGAAAGCGGTGGCAGCAATGGAGACAAGGGGGGTGATGCCATGATGGAATTTGGGATTGCGTCGGAGAAAAAGTCCAAAAAGAAACGAGGCAACGCTCCATCGATTGCTTCCAAGTCACGCCAACAGCCGCAACAGCAACCGTCCCATCAACAGCAACCGTCCCATCCACCACCACCACCACAACACCTACCGCCACAAGAAATGAATAGTGCCTTGAATGTATCTGCTTCCCATCTTTTATCCAACTTGACGACAGCGGCACAGTCCATACAGACACCGACCGCCAACTCGCAATCTATCACTGCCAGCAATGCATTTTCAGGTGCTGTTCTGAACAATCGAGCGCTGCAACAGCAGCAGCATCACATGTTCCCGCCTCGTCATGGATTTTCTACGGGAGTAGAATCCTATCGGGCTTCCTACGGAGGCGGCGGTGGTGGCGGCGGAGGAGGTTTTCCAATGGGGGGCGCGGACCGAGGAGGATGGGGCGGTAATGCCAGCAGCAGCATGAAGATTACGGCACCTGATCCAGAAGCTAGCGCACAGAGAGGGAAATTTCCGGAACCCTCGCCGGCAGCATGTGGCA